From the genome of Brassica oleracea var. oleracea cultivar TO1000 chromosome C4, BOL, whole genome shotgun sequence:
AAATTGTGCAAACATTTTCTAGCCGTTGTTTCAGCAAGACGGATATATTTGTCTTGCTGATCGGCCGCACCACCGTATGCCAATTGGCGAATAGCTGCAGTACATTTTTGCAGAGGTGAGAGACTTGTCCGTCCGGTTGCATCTTCTGTTAGTCGAAAATACGGTATTTCTGTAGAGAGACGATGCACAATACCCATGAACAAAGATTTGTTCATTCTAAACCGGCGCCAGAATAAACGGGTTGAATATGTTGGATTCAAATTCATCATCATCACTCTCATTGTGGTAATAATAATGCGAAGATGAAGCCATTCCAATGTTTTAAAAGATGAGAAGAAATTGTCAAAGAGAGGAGAAGTTGTGAAAAATTTTGTGTAACAATGTCTTATATTTATAGAAGTGTGTCTACCTTGTGATACTAGTCTTTGTACGACAAGTGAGGAGATGTATTTTGGAAAGTTTGTCACGAGAAGTGTATCTTGTGAATGTGTCTTCCAAAATTATTAGCATCTTGTGAAGTGTATTTTGGATATATGGTCAGGAGAAGTGTATCTTGTGATACTAGTCTTTTATGCTGTCGTGTTAGTAGCCTCTTGTCTTGTTATGTAAAATTATTAACATCTCGTGGTTGTTACAAAATATTACACAAGTCATTAAAAAATATTGCACAAGTCATTACAAGTCTCCATAATTCATTAAACAACATAACATTTCCGAGAGAGATAAGACCATATCCTAGTCTCCAAAATCATTAAACTGCATTACATATCCTAATACAAAGATCGCGAATCACTTAAAACAGATCACCACACCTAAAAAAACTAACACAGTGATCAGTAGGCCAACAAATAGTTCAAAACCAGTGAGGTAACTTGATCTCTTCTTTCCTAACTCACAGACAAGGTTCTCAAGCCTAACCAATTTCTGCTCAGTCTCAAAGTCACTAAACAAGGTTAGATTGTCTACCTTTTCATTGAGTTGAAGTACATGTCTATCNNNNNNNNNNNNNNNNNNNNNNNNNNNNNNNNNNNNNNNNNNNNNNNNNNNNNNNNNNNNNNNNNNNNNNNNNNNNNNNNNNNNNNNNNNNNNNNNNNNNNNNNNNNNNNNNNNNNNNNNNNNNNNNNNNNNNNNNNNNNNNNNNNNNNNNNNNNNNNNNNNNNNNNNNNNNNNNNNNNNNNNNNNNNNNNNNNNNNNNNNNNNNNNNNNNNNNNNNNNNNNNNNNNNNNNNNNNNNNNNNNNNNNNNNNNNNNNNNNNNNNNNNNNNNNNNNNNNNNNNNNNNNNNNNNNNNNNNNNNNNNNNNNNNNNNNNNNNNNNNNNNNNNNNNNNNNNNNNNNNNNNNNNNNNNNNNNNNNNNNNNNNNNNNNNNNNNNNNNNNNNNNNNNNNNNNNNNNNNNNNNNNNNNNNNNNNNNNNNNNNNNNNNNNNNNNNNNNNNNNNNNNNNNNNNNNNNNNNNNNNNNNNNNNNNNNNNNNNNNNNNNNNNNNNNNNNNNNNNNNNNNNNNNNNNNNNNNNNNNNNNNNNNNNNNNNNNNNNNNNNNNNNNNNNNNNNNNNNNNNNNNNNNNNNNNNNNNNNNNNNNNNNNNNNNNNNNNNNNNNNNNNNNNNNNNNNNNNNNNNNNNNNNNNNNNNNNNNNNNNNNNNNNNNNNNNNNNNNNNNNNNNNNNNNNNNNNNNNNNNNNNNNNNNNNNNNNNNNNNNNNNNNNNNNNNNNNNNNNNNNNNNNNNNNNNNNNNNNNNNNNNNNNNNNNNNNNNNNNNNNNNNNNNNNNNNNNNNNNNNNNNNNNNNNNNNNNNNNNNNNNNNNNNNNNNNNNNNNNNNNNNNNNNNNNNNNNNNNNNNNNNNNNNNNNNNNNNNNNNNNNNNNNNNNNNNNNNNNNNNNNNNNNNNNNNNNNNNNNNNNNNNNNNNNNNNNNNNNNNNNNNNNNNNNNNNNNNNNNNNNNNNNNNNNNNNNNNNNNNNNNNNNNNNNNNNNNNNNNNNNNNNNNNNNNNNNNNNNNNNNNNNNNNNNNNNNNNNNNNNNNNNNNNNNNNNNNNNNNNNNNNNNNNNNNNNNNNNNNNNNNNNNNNNNNNNNNNNNNNNNNNNNNNNNNNNNNNNNNNNNNNNNNNNNNNNATCAATAAACTACTCATCAAAAAAGAATTCTACTAATCAAACGACTAATCAATTAACTCCCTAATCAACCGATGTAAATTATCAGACATAGCTTCAGTTCTTAACCCATTGGTTCAGTTTAGAACCCTAATCAATTAACCCTAATCGATTAACACTAATCAACCGAGAAAGACAAACCTCGATTCGTTTCGATTCGGAGCACAACTGAGGCGAGATCCGTGTGGAGTGAGCGGGTCAAGACGGTTGTGGTCGAAATCGCCGTCCAGAGAAAGAGAATAGGGAGATGATGAGAAACGGCGCCGGAACTCGAGTTTCCCCTACAAATAAACATGCATAAACTAATCAAATCCAAATACGGTATAAACACAAACCCAGATCGATTATATAGTCTATACAATTCGAAAATCACAAAAGGGAGGTACGGGAAGGAACACGAACCTTCTGGGTGTTCGATTCGTCGGTTTTGGTACTCGATTAAACGAGAAAACAGAGAGGATTGCGACGACTTTCTTTCCTGCCGATATCGCCTTGTCGAGAGAGAGAGAAGAAGGAGACGAAGTGAATGAATCCCGACCAAACTCGACTCTCTCTCTCCCCTTCGGTTTGCCTTTCCCGAGCTGCCACGTACTCCCAAGGACTTTGTTAAAAACTTCTTATTCTGAAAACATTTGTCCGATTTTACTTTATTTTTCATTTTCTTTTGGGCCAATATTGGGTCGGGACTTGGGTTTAGATACGCCGATATTGGTGCTCTTAGCTTACAAATTCAGAACATATTTCAAATGACACAAGAAATAATTGTAATGTTTTATAATTCAGTTTGCCTTATAGCACAAATTGCATTCCTACAAAAACCACAAGATCATGATGGTTAGAGCATGCCTCAAAACTATTCATGGTAAGACCCAAATCTCCAGCCAACAATGATTCTGTGCGGATAAGTTTCTTATGTAGACTTAGAGCATGATTATTGGAGGTTCTTAGGGTGAGGTTCTTAACGGAATATAAGAACCCGTCTCTTAACTTTTAACTAAAAAAACTAAGAACCGGTTCTTAAATAAGAGTTTAAAGAGGTGGTTCTGATATCTTGCATATTTCCATTATCTTATCTATTCACCCATGTGCATTTTGATCATATAGACTAGGATTTNNNNNNNNNNNNNNNNNNNNNNNNNNNNNNNNNNNNNNNNNNNNNNNNNNNNNNNNNNNNNNNNNNNNNNNNNNNNNNNNNNNNNNNNNNNNNNNNNNNNACATCCTTTATGCCAATCTTATTCTGACAAACTCTAGTGGTAGACCATTCCCAAAACCTTTCACTCCTTTTAAGCTTTCATTGTTTGATGAGTGAGGCCTTCTTCGGAAAGTCTTACATGTGCATAATGTTGAGAGTATTGGGAACGACAATGTTTGATCTTCATTCTTGCTAGATTGGACACTCTATTGTGTAGCTATAGGTGGGGGGGGGTGAGAGTTGTGATTATGATTTGGGAGCAATGAAAAAGGAAAAGAAATAACTATTTGTGTTTAAGTGAATTGTCTTACTGGGATAAGTAGAAAAAAAACTTCTAGCTCAAGTTATGAAAAGTCTTGGCCCCCATTTAAAAAAATAAAATAAAATAAAAAATAAAATATGAAAAGAAAAGAAAAAGAAAGAAAAAGGGGGCTNNNNNNNNNNNNNNNNNNNNNNNNNNNNNNNNNNNNNNNNNNNNNNNNNNNNNNNNNNNNNNNNNNNNNNNNNNNNNNNNNNNNNNNNNNNNNNNNNNNNNNNNNNNNNNNNNNNNNNNNNNNNNNNNNNNNNNNNNNNNNNNNNNNNNNNNNNNNNNNNNNNNNNNNNNNNNNNNNNNNNNNNNNNNNNNNNNNNNNNNNNNNNNNNNNNNNNNNNNNNNNNNNNNNNNNNNNNNNNNNNNNNNNNNNNNNNNNNNNNNNNNNNNNNNNNNNNNNNNNNNNNNNNNNNNNNNNNNNNNNNNNNNNNNNNNNNNNNNNNNNNNNNNNNNNNNNNNNNNNNNNNNNNNNNNNNNNNNNNNNNNNNNNNNNNNNNNNNNNNNNNNNNNNNNNNNNNNNNNNNNNNNNNNNNNNNNNNNNNNNNNNNNNNNNNNNNNNNNNNNNNNNNNNNNNNNNNNNNNNNNNNNNNNNNNNNNNNNNNNNNNNNNNNNNNNNNNNNNNNNNNNNNNNNNNNNNNNNNNNNNNNNNNNNNNNNNNNNNNNNNNNNNNNNNNNNNNNNNNNNNNNNNNNNNNNNNNNNNNNNNNNNNNNNNNNNNNNNNNNNNNNNNNNNNNNNNNNNNNNNNNNNNNNNNNNNNNNNNNNNNNNNNNNNNNNNNNNNNNNNNNNNNNNNNNNNNNNNNNNNNNNNNNNNNNNNNNNNNNNNNNNNNNNNNNNNNNNNNNNNNNNNNNNNNNNNNNNNNNNNNNNNNNNNNNNNNNNNNNNNNNNNNNNNNNNNNNNNNNNNNNNNNNNNNNNNNNNNNNNNNNNNNNNNNNNNNNNNNNNNNNNNNNNNNNNNNNNNNNNNNNNNNNNNNNNNNNNNNNNNNNNNNNNNNNNNNNNNNNNNNNNNNNNNNNNNNNNNNNNNNNNNNNNNNNNNNNNNNNNNNNNNNNNNNNNNNNNNNNNNNNNNNNNNNNNNNNNNNNNNNNNNNNNNNNNNNNNNNNNNNNNNNNNNNNNNNNNNNNNNNNNNNNNNNNNNNNNNNNNNNNNNNNNNNNNNNNNNNNNNNNNNNNNNNNNNNNNNNNNNNNNNNNNNNNNNNNNNNNNNNNNNNNNNNNNNNNNNNNNNNNNNNNNNNNNNNNNNNNNNNNNNNNNNNNNNNNNNNNNNNNNNNNNNNNNNNNNNNNNNNNNNNNNNNNNNNNNNNNNNNNNNNNNNNNNNNNNNNNNNNNNNNNNNNNNNNNNNNNNNNNNNNNNNNNNNNNNNNNNNNNNNNNNNNNNNNNNNNNNNNNNNNNNNNNNNNNNNNNNNNNNNNNNNNNNNNNNNNNNNNNNNNNNNNNNNNNNNNNNNNCTGAGTAGTTGAACCTTAGGCATTTCCCCCCCGAAAGGTGTTCGAGGAAATGCCCGAGACAACTCTTCTTAGCTTTTAGCATACTTTGCCAAAGACATTTGTTGTTAAAGATGCTAAGATAGCTAATAGACTTGTTAGTAATGATTGCTTTCATATTATTCAACCAAAGACATTTGATGTTTGAGATATGTTAGCAAATGAGCATTCATCTAGACATAGAGCTTGCTTAGAATTGTGTCTAGGCTTAAGGTTGATAGTTTGATTGATCATTTGCCATCCTTAGTTCGATACTTGATCACCCAAGGTCTAATCCCTATACCCATGAGTTCTCTTTTCCCTTAGTCAAGAAAGTATCATTCTGTTATTGCTTTCTAGTTTTAGTCATAGCTTAAAACTCATCTAAATCATTGGTTGCACTTAGATTAAGTGAGTACTTGCATTCTCAGTGTTTTGATATCCCTCAGAACTGGTTCGACAATCACTATACTACAACATTTGTCTTAGGAGCCTTGAAAACTCCTAACATCAGCTTCTTAACTTTTTTAGTTAAAAGTTAAGAGACGGGTTCTTATATTCCGCTAAGAACTCCACTCTAAGAGCCCCCCAATAATCATGCTCTTAGGCATTGTCCTGAAGTATAGTTCCTAAGAGCATGATTAACCCGGGGTTATTAGGATGGAGTTCTTAGCGGAAATTAAGAAATTGTTTCTTAACTTTTAACTAAAAAAACTAAAAAACGGTTCTTAAATAATGACTTTAAGAACCAGTTCTTAAATTTATTAGTTAAAAGTTAAGAAACAATTTCTTAACTTTCGCTAAGAACCCCACTATAAAAACCCCGGTTTAATTATGGTCTAACTCCATTTTGGAACTTTAAGAAACCAGATAAATATATGTCAATAAGCACCAGTGGTCTAGTAGAATAGTACCCTGCCACGGTACAGACCCGGGTTCGATCCCGGCTGGTGCATTTCATTTTTGCTCTTTTTCAATTATTTTTTTGGTTTAGATTGTAAACCGGTGAAAAAAGCTTACTTGATATTCTGGTTCTCAGATTTTAAGCTAATCAACCATACTTACCGAGAGAGGAAAAAACATTAATTAATCTTTAGAACTAAAAAGTTGCTAAAAAAAAAAAAAATCTTTAGAACTAAAGTCCATTGGTCAACCAACGTTCAAACTTTAAGATGTACCAACAAAACTACAAACCAGAAACTCAAGAGTTTGATAATGAAGATCTAAAAGTTAAACTCTTCCTTTTTATAAACGCCTAAAAAATACTTCATTATAAAGAAATTCCGGCGAGATTAACCACCGCCTTGATCGGTCACAATATCAATGATGTCGCCTTCTTCCATCATCAACTGTGTGAAAAAATCGGCAAAATATTAATTAACAGTTTGTACTTAGTAAAAAGTAAAAAAAATTAGAAGGTTAAAAAAAACCTGAGCAGGAGTCTGACGCGGTTTGAGCTCTTTATAGCGAAAGATGAATCTGACAGTGGTTCTCTCTAAGTTTCTCTTGGTGCAGTATGCATCCATTAGTTTTTTCAAATGTGCACCATAACCAATCTTGTATACATCCTCTCCCCCATCCTGTTCATATATAAAGAAGATGTTGTAACCCTTTTCTTCAATTTTTTTTTTTTTAATTACAAATGCATAGAATAAAAGCAAAGATGAGATATTTTTCAGTCCAATGAAATTTGGTCAGATCGATGGATAAAAAGAAGAGGAGTAAATGCAAAATACTATTTCGGGAAATATAAGGAATAAACACTATATGATCAAAGCAGCCATGGAAAAAGCTTGAAGATGCAGAGAAAGAGAGAGATGACACCTGTTGGGCCTTGACCTTAAGCGTAATCTTCTTTTGGGGTGAAAGAGATGGAGACCCTTTTGATGCACAAGAAGCAGAGATCGTGGTTGAGGAACTCACCATTGTTCAGACAAACGCAAAGTACAACAAGAAAAGAAAAAAGTAGACAAAAGGTCAAGACTTTTGCAACTCCTCTGAAGAAAATTTGAGTTTTGAGTTTATGGAGAGAGAGAGAGAAAAAAGGTAAAAGAAACTGATGAAAGCTAAGAGCTTTGAACAGTCCTCGCCAAAGACTACTATTGGTCTACTTTTTACTTTCCACTTTAACCCTTGGCCTTTTTGTTTCGTTGCCTTTGAATCATCACATCTTGGATGACATATCAAAAGTTCAAAACGTTGAAACTTGTACGACCTAGAAGAAAATGCTTATTAACTTGCAAATTCAAACATATTTCAAATGATACAATCAAAAAAGGGGAAAAAAAAAAAGATAAATCTAATAGAACTTATAAGAACTAAGACTAAGCTTTAGTTTATTCTCTCCAATTCGAAACCAAAAACACCACACCTAGAAAGATGCGTCTCATCGAAACTATACTAAAAGCCAGATATAAAGCCTTCTGAGGGGGTCCACGTCGGCATGTAAATTTGTCCAGTAATAATGCAGCAAATGACCACGTCATCGGCGAGTTAAGTTGGCTTGGGCTTCTGATGTTTTCGGCCTGTTTTTATTTTGATTTTTCGGCCCACAGTCTGCAGATGCTGACACGACCCGATGTGTTACGCGTTCGTCGTCGTAACCCTAATTCGATCTTCAATCACCTTTCGACTTCCATCTCTTTCTTCGATCTTCTCTCGCCTTTCGACATCCATCTCTTCCATCTCACTTTTCTCCAAAACCGTTTTGCCGAGTAATATCGCCATTAACTCCTGTAATCAAAACTATACTAAAATCATTCAATGGATCCTTTCCGCCTTCCTCACCATTTTTCTGTTTATAAATCTGTTTTCCTATCTTATGCTTCCTTCAAAGTTGATAATTTTCTCTCTAAAATTCATTGCGATGGAACCCACCGGCAAATCTTCGATCTCCACTGACCGCAAGAACAGCGAGAAGACCGTCGTCTCCTCCGCGTCTGTGAAACCAAACAGATCTTCGATCTCCACTGACCGCAAGATCAGCGAGAAGACCGTCGTCTCCTCCGTGTCTGTGAAACCAAATGGATCTTCGATCTCCACCGACCGCAAGATCAGCGAGAAGACCGTCGTCTCCTCCGCGTCTGTGAAACCAAACGGGAAGTCCATTGCTGCCTCCGCGACTGTGATGTAACCTAACGAGAGGACTGCTGTCTCATCTGCCAATCCGATGAACCCAGACGCTGCTACCGCTCTCTCCTCCGCGCGTGGCGACCAAGCGATGTTGTTCAGAGATGTTTCACACGGCCCACGCGAAGCTGACTTGATGTTTCGTTTGATTCACTTCTGGGAAGCTCGCAATCTAAACACGAAAACCTTGATTGGACAAGAGATGCTCCTTATCGACCAAGAGGTTTGTCTGACTTTTTAGCTTCCTCCTCTTGCTTTAATATTGATCGGTCGAGAGAGTTTGGATTTTTTTACACTTCCTCTTGCTTTAGTATCGTTTTGATTGGGATATATTATATTAATCGATGATTTGGATTGTTCACAGGGTACCGTTATTCAGGGTTTTGTCCCAGCCGGACGTGTTGGGACATTTGATCTGGTAGCTGGTTCTGTGTATAACCTGAGCAATTTTTTCGGATCCAGAAGCAAAGATCAGTATCGGGTTGCTGATCATGTCGCCACCGTATCATTTTCTTGGAATACTTCTTTGGCTGTGGTTGAGAACCCTCCGGTTTTGATTCCCGACGATAGGTTCAGGTTCCACAACTATGAGGAGTTTAAGGCCAATTGCAACTCGAGGGGTGATCTTTATGGTAAGACATGTTTGAATATTTAGTTTTGATGACACGTTTGGTATATGATTAGAGTTGATGTTTGATGTCTGCGTATTTAAATTGTTCTATCTCAGATTACGTTGGCCACATGAATCTGGTGAATGGGCAGACTATCACGGACCATATGATTCTTGACGAAGTTGATATAGCAGAGAAGCGGCATTTATGTGTTCATGTTCAGACACATGAGTAAGTTTGTTCTACTGTTATTGTTTTCATTGTTTTGTATGCTATTTTTAACACATGTTTTTATGTTATGTAGCGGACCGGTGATGAAGCTTTATCTGTGGGACAAGGCTGCAGCCGATTTATGCCAGAAATTCAAGTCGTATGGAAACACCCCAAGCGTTCTTTTGGTCACCATTGTGAACCCTAAACACCTTGGAGGTTAGTAGTCTTTCAGTTGGAACTATATTAGTCATTCTTTTGTTGTTAGATTAGGCGGTAGTAATGCATGTTTTAATAATCACATTGGTTCATTTGGTATTAACAGGCACCCTTGATCTCACTTCTTTGTCATCGTCTCGGGTGTTTATGGATGCTGATGTTCAGCCTACTAGAGATTATCTTGAATGGCAGACAGATATGTATTCAGTTCTTTGTTCGTTCGATTTTTTTTAAACATTTCATGTGGCTTTTCTAACGTATTTGAGCTCCTGTCTTTTTCTCAGGTTGAATTCCAACTCTGATATTGCTAATAGGATTGCAGATGAAGTAGTTACTAAGCCTGAGTTAGTGACTCTTGAAGAGCTATTCTCTTACATCAAGCAAGACTCTTCTAAGGTATAAGCATTGTTCTGTTTTTGCGTTCGTTTCCATGCGTTTGAGTACTTACTAGGCTTATTTTATTTTTCCACAATGAAGGTTGCTTGGTTTGAGTGCATGGAGACTATAGATGATGTTGTCCAGGGTTCTGCATGGTATTTCATCTCCTGCGGTGGATGTAATAGCAAGGCGGTCAAAGGGCCTACTTCTTTGATTTGCAACAACAAGAAGTGCGTGAAGACTGAAGTCACAGGCGTACCTCAGTAAGTGCGGAGTCTTTTCATCTATGTTTTGGCAGCGTTAGTATCTAATCTTCTTTTGTTGTAGGTACCTCACGAGGATATCTGTGTATGATAAGACTGAGCAAGCAGTTTTTGTCATTCTTGGTGATGCTGGCAAGGAGCTGACTGGTAAACATGCGTCAGAGTTGGTTGCTAATTACTTTGAGGTATTTTCAGATCTGTCTATATATAGCAGATATGTTTGGGTTACGGGAAAGTAGTTATGACATCACTGATTCATATATTATCTCAACTCATGTGCATTTTGCTTGGATGTTAGGCTAATGATGGAGTAGGAGCTGATCACTGCGTGCCTGTTCCGCAAGCTTTACTTGATACAATAGGGCAGACACGCAAGTTTATTGTGAAGGTCTCGGATCATAATCTGACTGGCAAGACTCAGACCATAACCGTCACCAAGATACTCCCACCAGAAGCCCCACTGCGGTCGACTGTAGGTGTTGGGTCTGGTTCTTCAGGAAGCTCTGGAGATACTGCAGGTGATAAGGCTAGAAAAGCCGCTGAGATCCTTGAGGCAGATGAAGCAAAACGTCCCAAGAGTGGCTAAGGGGTTTTCTACTTATCTTCTTATGCAGTGATTGTTTTCTTGCTGCATTCCAAGTCGTTTTTTTATGTTTCTCTTTTGGCTTTGTGTTCTTTTCCTTTCAGACTTCTGGCTTTTGACTTTAATGTTTAAGTTTTTTTAATAAAATTTCGTTATATGGTTTCTTCTTATCCTTCTGAGCAATTTACATATTGTATTATGATCTTTACATATTGTATCATGATCTTTTATGTATTGTATTTTCCTATGCTGCAATTTGGTGTGATGAGGACAGAGTGCTATGAGTCTTTTAAGTTTGTGAATATTCACAGACATAAAGGGGGACAGCTCTATCTTCTCAGGTTTGTTTCTTGGAGCAGGAGGTAGTAGTAGGAAAGCTAAAACTCCACTTGTGATATTTTTTGTTTTGATACTTCCAAACTTTAGGAAAAATTTGATTTGATTGTTCCAATTGTCTCAAATGATGTAGTGTGCAGATGCTTGAAGAGGAGGTGAGAATTAGAAGAAACTAAACGCTCACGTATTGTGAATACGCAGACACGTTTAGCCATAACTAACACCCACCATTAATCATCGCCATGGAGCATCATCACACGAGCAGTGATCCAAAAAGACAGGATTGACTTTGCGCTCCATCTATATGCACCACTCTCTTTGCATTGTTTTTTTTTTCTTTGTTGTTGATGTTTTTGGATTGAAGTTTCTTTTAGTCATATAGAATGACTCCCTGTTTTGAAACAAAGTGGAAGAAGAAATGATTTTAATCATTCATTTTTTTGCTTGAATTGCATACTTTAATGATTTGAAACTGTGATTTGAATTGCATACGTCAATCAAAGCAAACATATTAATACCTCTCGAT
Proteins encoded in this window:
- the LOC106338086 gene encoding uncharacterized protein LOC106338086, with the protein product MNPDAATALSSARGDQAMLFRDVSHGPREADLMFRLIHFWEARNLNTKTLIGQEMLLIDQEGTVIQGFVPAGRVGTFDLVAGSVYNLSNFFGSRSKDQYRVADHVATVSFSWNTSLAVVENPPVLIPDDRFRFHNYEEFKANCNSRGDLYDYVGHMNLVNGQTITDHMILDEVDIAEKRHLCVHVQTHDGPVMKLYLWDKAAADLCQKFKSYGNTPSVLLVTIVNPKHLGGTLDLTSLSSSRVFMDADVQPTRDYLEWQTDMLNSNSDIANRIADEVVTKPELVTLEELFSYIKQDSSKVAWFECMETIDDVVQGSAWYFISCGGCNSKAVKGPTSLICNNKKCVKTEVTGVPQYLTRISVYDKTEQAVFVILGDAGKELTGKHASELVANYFEANDGVGADHCVPVPQALLDTIGQTRKFIVKVSDHNLTGKTQTITVTKILPPEAPLRSTVGVGSGSSGSSGDTAGDKARKAAEILEADEAKRPKSG
- the LOC106341014 gene encoding small ubiquitin-related modifier 5-like, producing MVSSSTTISASCASKGSPSLSPQKKITLKVKAQQDGGEDVYKIGYGAHLKKLMDAYCTKRNLERTTVRFIFRYKELKPRQTPAQLMMEEGDIIDIVTDQGGG